In the Oncorhynchus gorbuscha isolate QuinsamMale2020 ecotype Even-year linkage group LG05, OgorEven_v1.0, whole genome shotgun sequence genome, one interval contains:
- the LOC124035536 gene encoding tetraspanin-3-like, translating into MGQCGITSSKTVLVFLNLIFWAAAGILCYIGAYVFITYDDYDHFFEDVYTLIPASIIIAVGTLLFIIGLIGCCATIRESSCGLTAFAVILLLVFVTEVVVVVIGYIYRARVEDQVNHSIQKVYDEYNGTNTDAPSRAIDYVQRQLHCCGIHNYSDWRNTRWFKESRNNSVPVSCCKPNISNCTGTMSRPGDLYPEGCEALVVKKLKEIMMYVIWAALTFAAIQMLGMLCACVVLCRRGHDPAYELLVTGATYA; encoded by the exons ATGGGCCAGTGTGGGATTACTTCATCCAAGACCGTCCTGGTGTTTCTGAATCTAATATTCTGG GCTGCAGCTGGAATTCTGTGTTACATTGGAGCCTATGTGTTCATCACATATGATGACTATGACCACTTCTTTGAGGATGTGTACACCTTGATCCCAGCGTCCATTATAATAGCAGTCGGGACTCTGCTGTTTATCATTGGGCTGATTGGATGCTGTGCCACAATACGGGAAAGCTCCTGCGGACTAACAGCT TTTGCTGTCATTCTCCTGCTGGTGTTTGTCACAGAagttgttgtggttgttattgGCTATATCTACAGAGCTAGG GTGGAAGATCAGGTGAACCACTCCATTCAGAAGGTGTATGATGAATACAATGGCACCAACACAGATGCCCCCAGCCGAGCCATCGACTATGTGCAGAGACAG CTCCACTGCTGTGGCATTCACAACTACTCTGACTGGAGGAATACTCGCTGGTTCAAGGAGTCCAGAAACAACAGTGTTCCAGTCAGCTGCTGTAAACCCAACATCAGCAACTGTACTGGAACCATGAGCCGGCCTGGTGACCTCTACCCAGAG GGCTGTGAAGCTCTTGTTGTgaaaaagctgaaagaaatcatgaTGTATGTCATTTGGGCTGCTCTGACCTTCGCTGCAATACAG ATGCTGGGGATGCTGTGTGCCTGTGTGGTGCTCTGCAGGAGGGGGCATGACCCGGCCTATGAGCTACTGGTCACTGGCGCAACCTACGCATGA